In a genomic window of Porphyromonadaceae bacterium W3.11:
- a CDS encoding IS1182 family transposase, producing the protein MTKIQFRPYIHNRSMLFPQRLDEDICANDPVRVVNAIIDAIEIENIKGLYSKIGRHPYHPKMMLKVIIYAYMNNIYSCRKIEQALKRDVHFIWLAGYEKPDFITINRFRNRVKGEINKVFSQMVLLLAERGFISLDVEYIDGTKIESKANKYTFVWRKSVERNRAKLQEKLKALLSQIDDCIAQENSEGSEEVEITAEQLSELVTTFKAELERTPEPVNKEEKKKIRERKKQIKQLEEHKAKLMEYDEKLEKLEDRNSYSKTDPSATFMRMKEDAMRNGQTKPGYNLQIATNQQFITNFGLFYNPTDTLTFIPFLQFHQDRYGDLPSTVVADSGYGSEENYRFMEESGTTPFVKYNRFHIEHRPRYKPDPFQPSSLYYSKEGDYYVCPMGQRMRRIGTKRGKTASGYTTESARYKAARCKGCPLRGLCFKAKGNRIIEVNHRLNEYKKKANQLLTSEEGLRHRGRRCVEPESVFGQMKYNMSYKRFRHFGQDKVTMDFAFFAIAFNVKKLCSMMAKNPKNMDNTPHSCPNHPFLVTNNLLLEENQILKHLVAA; encoded by the coding sequence ATGACAAAGATACAATTTCGTCCATACATACACAATAGGTCAATGCTTTTTCCTCAAAGGCTTGACGAGGATATTTGTGCTAATGATCCAGTGAGAGTGGTCAATGCCATTATCGATGCTATTGAGATTGAGAATATTAAGGGCTTGTACAGTAAGATAGGTCGCCACCCCTACCACCCCAAGATGATGCTCAAGGTGATTATCTACGCCTACATGAATAACATCTACTCGTGCAGGAAGATTGAGCAAGCCCTCAAAAGAGATGTCCACTTCATCTGGCTTGCAGGGTATGAAAAACCAGATTTTATCACCATCAATAGGTTTCGTAATCGTGTAAAAGGAGAGATCAATAAGGTCTTCTCACAGATGGTATTGTTACTTGCAGAGAGAGGTTTTATCAGTCTTGATGTGGAGTATATCGATGGCACTAAGATAGAATCCAAAGCCAATAAATACACCTTTGTGTGGCGGAAGAGCGTGGAACGAAATCGAGCCAAACTTCAGGAAAAGCTAAAGGCATTGCTCTCTCAAATCGATGATTGTATTGCTCAAGAGAATAGCGAGGGTAGCGAAGAAGTAGAGATTACAGCGGAACAACTTTCAGAGCTGGTGACCACCTTCAAAGCAGAACTAGAGAGAACCCCGGAACCAGTCAACAAGGAGGAGAAAAAGAAAATAAGAGAGAGGAAGAAGCAGATCAAGCAACTAGAAGAGCATAAGGCTAAACTTATGGAGTATGACGAGAAGCTGGAAAAACTCGAGGATCGCAACTCCTACTCCAAGACCGACCCCTCTGCCACCTTTATGCGTATGAAGGAGGATGCCATGAGAAATGGTCAAACCAAGCCAGGTTACAATTTACAAATAGCTACGAATCAGCAATTTATTACCAACTTTGGACTCTTCTACAATCCTACTGACACCCTCACATTTATCCCTTTTCTTCAATTCCACCAAGACCGTTATGGTGATTTGCCCTCTACTGTTGTAGCCGACTCTGGCTATGGCTCGGAAGAGAACTATCGTTTTATGGAAGAGTCTGGTACAACACCCTTTGTCAAATACAATCGCTTCCATATTGAGCATCGTCCTCGCTATAAGCCCGACCCATTTCAGCCCTCATCGCTATACTACAGCAAAGAAGGAGATTACTATGTCTGCCCGATGGGACAAAGGATGAGGCGTATCGGGACAAAGAGAGGCAAGACAGCAAGCGGATACACTACTGAGAGTGCGAGATATAAGGCTGCGAGGTGCAAAGGATGTCCACTCAGAGGACTATGTTTTAAGGCAAAAGGCAATCGAATCATAGAGGTCAATCACAGACTCAATGAGTACAAAAAGAAAGCAAACCAACTCCTTACCTCCGAAGAAGGACTAAGACATCGAGGACGACGATGTGTAGAGCCAGAATCAGTATTCGGTCAAATGAAATACAATATGAGCTACAAACGCTTTCGACACTTCGGTCAAGACAAGGTCACTATGGACTTTGCCTTCTTTGCCATAGCATTCAATGTCAAGAAACTATGCTCTATGATGGCGAAAAACCCAAAAAACATGGATAATACACCTCAT